Proteins from a single region of Felis catus isolate Fca126 chromosome B4, F.catus_Fca126_mat1.0, whole genome shotgun sequence:
- the THNSL1 gene encoding threonine synthase-like 1, whose amino-acid sequence MLHFNRCPHLKQIAQKCFPSVHVRTDKHVQLFLSRTFALAEFRKSWHSTHSLVGDKNIILMGPPGAGKTTVGRIIGQKLGCCVIDVDDDILEKTWNMSVSEKLQDVGNEQFLEEEGKAVLNFSASGSVISLTGSNPMHDASMWHLKKNGIIVYLDVPLIDLVSRLKFMKVDRIVGQNAGTSMKDLLKFRRQYYKKWYDTRVFCESGASPEEVADKVLNAVKRYQDVDSETFISTRHNWPKDCEQKVSTKFFSEAVIEGLASDGGLFVPEKEFPKLNCREWKSLVGATYIERAQILLEKCIHPADIPAARLGEMIETAYGENFACSKIAPVRHLSGNQFILELFHGPTGSFKDLSLQLLPHLFAHCIPPNCNYMILVATSGDTGSAVLNGFSRISKNHKQRIAVATFFPENGVSDFQKAQIIGSQKENGWAVGVKSDFDFCQTAIKRIFKDSDFTGFLIMEHGTILSSANSINWGRLLPQVVYHASAYLDLVSQGFISFGSPVDVCIPTGNFGNILAAVYAKMMGIPIRKFICASNQNHVLTDFIKTGHYDLRERKITPTFSPSIDILKASNLERHLHMMANKDGGLMTKLFNQLEEQQHFQIDKMLVEKLQQDFVADWCSERECLAAIHSTYSTSGYILDPHTAVAKVVADRMQDKTCPVIVASTAHYSKFAPAIMQALKIKEINHTSSSQLYLLSSYNALPPPHEALLERMKQQEKMEYQVCAADVDVLKNHVEKLIQNQFI is encoded by the coding sequence atgCTCCACTTTAACCGGTGTCCGCATCTGAAACAAATAGCCCAGAAATGTTTTCCTAGTGTACATGTTAGAACGGATAAACATGTGCAGCTGTTTCTTTCAAGAACCTTTGCACTTGCAGAATTCAGGAAGTCATGGCACTCAACCCACTCTCTTGTCGGAGACAAAAATATTATCCTGATGGGACCtcctggtgctgggaaaacaacAGTAGGCAGAATAATAGGTCAGAAACTAGGTTGTTGTGTCATAGATGTGGATGATGATATCCTTGAAAAAACCTGGAATATGAGTGTGTCTGAAAAATTACAGGATGTTGGTAATGAGCAATttttagaagaggaaggaaaagctgTGTTAAACTTCTCTGCATCTGGAAGTGTGATTTCCCTTACTGGGTCCAATCCAATGCATGATGCTAGCATGTGGCATCTGAAGAAAAATGGGATAATTGTATACCTGGACGTACCTCTAATAGATCTAGTCAGTCGTTTAAAATTCATGAAAGTAGATAGGATTGTAGGTCAGAATGCTGGCACATCTATGAAAGACTTACTTAAATTTAGAAGACAGTATTATAAGAAATGGTACGATACCCGTGTTTTTTGTGAAAGTGGGGCTTCCCCAGAGGAGGTAGCTGACAAAGTGCTTAATGCAGTTAAAAGGTACCAAGATGTGGACTCAGAAACGTTCATTTCAACAAGACACAATTGGCCTAAAGACTGCGAGCAGAAGGTCTCAACAAAATTCTTTAGTGAAGCAGTGATTGAGGGGTTAGCTTCTGATGGTGGACTCTTCGTTCCTGAGAAGGAGTTTCCAAAATTAAACTGTAGGGAGTGGAAAAGCCTAGTAGGAGCAACCTAcatagaaagagcacaaatactaTTGGAAAAGTGTATACATCCTGCTGACATACCTGCTGCCAGATTGGGAGAAATGATTGAAACTGCTTATGGGGAAAACTTTGCCTGCTCAAAAATCGCCCCTGTCAGGCACCTTTCAGGCAACCAGTTCATCCTGGAGCTGTTTCATGGACCAACGGGATCATTTAAAGATTTGTCTTTACAGCTTCTGCCTCATCTGTTTGCACACTGTATTCCACCAAACTGCAATTATATGATACTTGTAGCTACGTCAGGAGACACAGGCAGCGCAGTCTTAAATGGTTTTAGTCGTATTAGTAAGAATCACAAGCAAAGAATAGCCGTGGCCACATTTTTCCCTGAAAATGGAGTAAGTGATTTtcaaaaagcacaaataattGGCAGCCAGAAAGAAAATGGGTGGGCAGTGGGTGTCAAGTCAGATTTTGATTTTTGCCAGAcagctataaaaagaatttttaaagattctgacTTTACTGGCTTTCTTATTATGGAACATGGAACTATCTTAAGTTCAGCTAATTCCATCAACTGGGGCCGACTGCTTCCCCAAGTAGTTTATCATGCTTCTGCATATCTTGATCTTGTTAGCCaaggatttatttcttttggaagcCCAGTGGATGTCTGTATTCCCACAGGAAACTTTGGTAACATTTTAGCAGCAGTGTATGCCAAAATGATGGGAATCCCTATCCGAAAATTTATCTGTGCCTCTAATCAGAACCATGTCCTGACTGATTTTATAAAAACAGGACATTATgatctgagggaaagaaaaataactcctACCTTTTCACCATCGATAGATATTCTTAAAGCTTCAAACCTGGAGCGACATTTACACATGATGGCTAATAAAGATGGAGGGTTAATGACAAAATTATTTAATCAACTAGAAGAGCAGCAGCACTTCCAGATAGACAAGATGCTAGTGGAGAAACTTCAGCAGGATTTTGTAGCCGACTGGTGCTCTGAGAGAGAGTGCCTTGCAGCTATTCATTCCACCTACAGTACTTCAGGGTATATTCTGGACCCACACACTGCGGTTGCAAAAGTGGTTGCGGACAGAATGCAAGACAAAACTTGCCCGGTGATTGTCGCATCTACAGCTCATTACTCAAAGTTTGCACCTGCTATCATGCAGGctttaaagattaaagaaatcaACCATACTTCATCAAGTCAGCTGTATTTACTGAGTTCATACAACGCATTACCTCCACCTCATGAAGCTTTATTAGAAAGAATGAAGCAGCAAGAGAAGATGGAGTACCAGGTCTGTGCAGCTGATGTGGACGTCCTAAAGAATCATGTGGAAAAACTAATACAAAAtcaattcatataa